A DNA window from Ctenopharyngodon idella isolate HZGC_01 chromosome 8, HZGC01, whole genome shotgun sequence contains the following coding sequences:
- the ampd1 gene encoding AMP deaminase 1, which translates to MIAIAERVFASETKDEDVREEISLFDVADDCPILNQELALHVAENDDIEKRKKYLSRSQPVLEEKATYLEVPHFQRVSITGDYAAGVTMDDFELACKGLYRALTIREKYMKLAFQRFPNTPSEFLRKIEGEQWKPEDQVVPVFTSPPKAGEDPFCTKDFPPDLGYVARMKDGVIYVYKDAASADKNQPLNHPGPDLATFIDDMNFLIALIAQGPTKSYTHRRLKFLMSKFNVHEMLNEMEEMKELKKNPHRDFYNCRKVDTHIHAAACMNQKHLLRFIKKTYRVDSDRVVHVLKGKEVTMKELFESLHLHPYDLTVDSLDVHAGRQTFQRFDKFNAKYNPVGASELRDLYLKTENHISGEYFATIIKEVASDLEDARYQYAEPRLSIYGCNPNEWTKLSSWFNKHRVFSPQLKWMIQVPRIYDIFRARNFVPHFGKMLENIFLPVFQATIDPNSNPELSVFLKHVTGFDSVDDESKHSGHMFSKKSPKPEEWDIEKSPSYTYWIYYMYANIARLNQLRKERGMNTFQFRPHCGEAGAVTHLLACFMTADNISHGLNLKKSPVLQYLYYLAQVPIAMSPLSNNSLFLEYNKSPLLEFHKKGLMVSLSTDDPMQFHYTKEPLMEEYAIAAQVFKLSTCDMCEIARNSVLQSGLSAEEKIHFLGANYLKDGPAGNDIRKTNVAQIRMAFRYETQCYELNLIREGVMGD; encoded by the exons ATGATTGCGATCGCAGAGCGTGTATTTGCATCGGAAACCAAAGATGAAGACGTCCGTGAGGAGATATCCCTGTTTGATGTGGCTGATGATTGCCCTATCCTCAACCAGGAGCTGGCCCTACATGTAGCCGAGAATGATGACATAGAGAAGCG TAAGAAGTATCTCAGCCGCAGTCAACCTGTGCTAGAGGAGAAAGCAACTTATTTGGAAGTGCCTCACTTCCAGAGAGTGTCCATCACTGGTGACTATGCTGCTGGG GTGACCATGGATGACTTCGAGCTGGCCTGTAAGGGTCTGTACCGTGCCCTGACCATCAGAGAGAAGTACATGAAGCTGGCTTTCCAGAGATTCCCCAACACTCCTTCTGAGTTCTTACGCAAAATTGAAGGAGAGCAGTGGAAACCAGAAGATCAGGTGGTTCCAG TCTTTACCTCTCCTCCTAAAGCTGGTGAGGATCCTTTCTGCACAAAGGACTTCCCACCTGACCTTGGCTACGTTGCTCGCATGAAGGATGGTGTTATCTATGTCTACAAAGATGCAGCATCTGCTGATAAAAACCAGCCTCTGAACCATCCCGGTCCAGACCTTGCCACTTTCATCGACGACATGAACTTCCTCATTGCCTTGATTGCTCAGGGCCCAAC AAAGTCATACACTCATCGTCGTCTGAAGTTCCTCATGTCAAAATTCAATGTACATGAGATGTTAAACGAGATGGAGGAAATGAAAGAGCTGAAGAAAAATCCCCACAGAGACTTTTACAACTGTAGAAAG GTTGATACTCACATCCATGCTGCTGCCTGCATGAACCAGAAGCACCTCCTCCGCTTCATCAAGAAGACCTACCGTGTGGATTCAGATCGGGTGGTGCATGTTTTGAAGGGCAAGGAAGTTACCATGAAGGAGCTTTTTGAATCTCTTCATCTGCACCCCTATGACCTGACTGTAGATTCCCTGGATGTGCATGCT GGCAGACAAACCTTCCAGCGTTTTGATAAATTCAATGCCAAGTACAACCCTGTGGGTGCCAGTGAGCTGCGTGATCTTTATCTGAAGACTGAGAACCACATATCTGGAGAGTATTTTGCCACCATTATCAAG GAAGTTGCTAGTGACCTGGAGGATGCCAGATACCAGTACGCAGAGCCTCGTCTGTCCATCTATGGCTGTAACCCTAATGAGTGGACTAAGCTTTCCAGCTGGTTCAACAAGCACAGAGTCTTTTCTCCTCAGCTCAAGTGGATGATTCAAGTGCCCAGAATCTA CGACATTTTTAGAGCCAGGAACTTTGTGCCACACTTTgggaagatgctggaaaacatCTTCCTTCCTGTTTTCCAGGCCACCATTGACCCAAACTCCAACCCAGAGCTTAGTGTCTTCTTGAAGCAT GTGACAGGTTTTGACAGTGTGGATGATGAATCTAAACACAGCGGTCACATGTTCTCCAAAAAGAGCCCCAAGCCGGAGGAGTGGGACATTGAGAAGAGCCCCTCATACACTTACTGGATTTACTACATGTATGCAAACATTGCCCGACTCAACCAGCTGCGCAA GGAAAGAGGTATGAACACATTCCAGTTCAGACCTCACTGTGGAGAGGCTGGAGCTGTCACTCACCTGTTGGCCTGCTTTATGACTGCAGACAACATCTCTCACGGCCTTAACCTCAAGAAG AGCCCTGTCCTGCAGTACCTGTATTACCTGGCCCAGGTTCCCATTGCCATGTCCCCACTCAGCAACAACAGTCTGTTCCTAGAATACAACAAGAGCCCTCTGCTGGAGTTCCACAAGAAGGGACTGATGGTCTCCCTGTCCACCGATGACCCCATGCAGTTCCACTACACCAAG GAGCCCCTGATGGAAGAGTATGCCATTGCAGCCCAGGTGTTCAAGCTCAGCACCTGTGACATGTGCGAGATTGCCAGGAACAGTGTCCTCCAGAGCGGCCTATCTGCTGAG GAAAAGATTCACTTCCTTGGTGCCAACTACTTGAAGGACGGTCCAGCGGGCAACGACATCCGCAAAACCAACGTGGCTCAGATTCGCATGGCCTTCCGCTACGAGACTCAGTGCTATGAGCTGAACCTCATTAGAGAGGGCGTGATGGGTGACtaa